ACAATTTAACATTCGCGCAAGCCGTAAGCCGAAGCGTTCAATATGAGCAAACTGTGAGCGACCTTTACCCGCAAGCTGCGAGTACCTCAACACCTCCGGAGACCAAACCAACAACGAGCACAAGTACATCTGAACCTATGGACACCAACTTAGTTAACGTCGGCTCGCACAAGCGCGAGTCTGCCTGTCGTCACTGCGGGGCGAATCATAACCCTAGAGGCTGTAAATTTGCTAGGGCAAACTGTAACTACTGCAAGAAGGTGGGCCATACGGTTGCCGTATGTTGGAAtcgaaataaaaagaaaattaatctGGTTGAAGTTGATGAACTGGATGACAGTAAGGAGGATTTCGCCTACATGAATGAAATCCTGCAAGTACATGTTAAGTCAAGTATTGAACAAGCTAGTAGCAAGATCTTCACTATAATTAAGTTGTATGACAAAGAAGTTCAGTTTGAAGTAGACTCAGGGGCGGCACGAACCGTCATCTCATATGAAACATGGAGAAACATGCAGTTCAATGTGAAATTGGAAGAAGCCAAAATAAACCTTATCAGCTGGGGTCAGCATCCAATTAAACTGAAGGGACTGGCTAAAGTTAAAGTTGGATATAAAGGGCTTGAACATGAATTAACAataattgttgccaaagacaagGGACCTAATATTTTGGGAAGAGATTGGTTTGCGCCATTGGGAATACAAGTGGAAGGAATCTGTTGGACAAGTCAAGTACCAGAAGAACTGCAATTAAAATACCCCAAAGTATTTAGTGACCAACTGGGTTGTTACACGGGGCCACCTGCAAAACTAATTCTGAAGAGTGAAGCTCAACCAAAGTTTCTGAAATGCCGACCTATTCCTTATGCTCTTAAAGAAGAAGTGAAAACCGAACTGAAGCGTCTTGAGGCAATAGGTGTGTTGACTCCTGTAAGATATTCTGATTGGGCTACACCACTCCGCATTGTGAGGAAGGAAGATGGAACCTTGAGAATATGTGGCGATTACCGTTCAACAGTTAATATCTCAATAAACTGTGATGTTTATCCACTGCCAACATCAACGGAAGCGTTCCAATTACTATCTGGgggtaaaatattttcaaaactgGACCTGAAGCAAGCTTATACACAGATGTTAGTAGATAAGGAATCTGCAGAAATTTTGACATGGAATACCCCGTTAGGACTGATGAAAGTAAACCGATTACCTTTTGGGGTCAGTGCAGCACCAGGAATATTTCAACAAGTGATGTCAAGTCAATTTGCTGACATGGTTGGTGTCGCTGTTTTGTTAGATGACATTGTAGTGACAGGCACTGATGAGGCTGAACATGCTGCAAGGCTAGCTAGGGTACTTCAGCGTATTCAAGAGCTTGGGTTCACCATAAACATTAACAAGTGTCAATTCTCTGTGCCATCAGTGACATTCCTCGGCTATGTTCTTGATGCAAAGGGCATACACCCTTGCCCAAGAAAGATTAAGGAAATCCAGGAGAGACCAAGCCCTTCAGATCTGAAACAGCTCCGTGCATTCTTAGGCCTAGTCAATTTCTATGAAAGGTTCTACAGAGCTAAGGCAGACATCTTAGAGCCTCTGCACCAGCTTCTGAAGAAAAATATGAGTTGGAAGTGGGGAGAGATAGAGGAAGATGCGTTTAAGAAAGCTAAACAGCTGTTAACCTCTGATTTGACACTTGTGCAATTTGACAAGAATAAGGAGGTAATTCTCACTTGTGATGCCTCGGAATATGGCGTTGGAGCCCTGATAAGTCATGTTTTTGATGATGGTCAAGAGAAACCAATTGCAATGGCTTCACGAACTATGCAGCCGCATGAAAGGAATTACAGCCAACTGGATAAGGAGGCCCTGGCTATTATCTATGCACTAAAGAAGTTCCGAGAGTACCTGGTTGGTGTGAAATTTACCATAGTTACAGACCATAAGCCGCTAATTGGGCTCTTGAACCCAAGGAAGCCAATTCCAGACCAAATCTCTCCACGTCTGCTGCGCTGGTCACTGATTTTAGCTAGTTACAATTATGACATATTGTATAAGCCAGGCCAAGTAATTCAGAATGCTGATGGATTAAGCAGATGGTGCAGTCCAGACCCTGTGCAAGAGGAAGCTCCTTTGCCAGAAGTGTTACTCCTTGAACAAACACCAGAAGGGTGGACAGTTTCTGTTGACGACATTGCCAGTGAAACTAAGAAGGATGAGCTGTTAAAAAAGGTTGTGTTTTTTGCCTTACATGGGTGGCCATCAGAGAGCAATGACCGCACGTTGATGCCCTACATACAAAGGAAAGATGCCATTTCAGTTAGCAAAGATTGCTTACTGTTTTCAAATAGAGTCATAATACCAGAGAAGTTGCAGGATCAAGTGTTAAAGATAATACATGCACCGCATGCTGGTATGGTACAATCGAAAGCCTATGCACGAGCGTATGTTTACTGGCCAGGCATGGACGCCGACATTACTGAAATTGTTGAGCGATGCGAACCCTGCCAGTTGACTCGCAACAATCCACCAGCAACATTCAGAGAATGGCCTATGCCCGAGAAAGCATGGCAACGCCTGCACATTGACTTTGCCGGCCCATTCATGAACAAGACGTTCTTGATACTGGTGGACGCATACTCCAAATGGCCAGAAATAGAAGTAATGTCTAGCATGTCTAGCGCACAAGTGATACAGTCGCTAAGGAAGATTTTTGCTGAACAGGGATTGCCCGACTTACTAGTATCAGACAATGGAACTGCTTTTGTCTCTGATGAATTTGAAACTTTTTTGAAGAGGAATTCCATACAACATGTAACTTCACCACCTTATCATGCAAATTCTAATGGACAGGCCGAGCGCACGGTGCAGACAATTAAGAACAAAATCAAGCGTCAGAGTGATATACCATGGCCGGAAAGAGTTGCAAAACTCCTGTATCACTTAAGAACAACTCCCAGTACAGTAACCGGGAAGACTCCGGCAGAACTCCTAAATAACAGGAAGTTTAGAACAGCTTTATCAACATTGCATCCTGATTCCAATCATAGCAAAAAGTTTGTCCAAGCATCAGGTACGGCCCTGAGACAATTTTCGATTGACCAAAAAGTATACATTagaaaatataacaataatatGGAGAAATGGATGAAGGGAATGGTGGTGAAACGGAGTAGTGAAACAATATATGAAGTAAGAGGTGAAGATGGGGTGGTATATCGGCGGCATGTGGATCAAATCAGAGCGAGGAAAGATAACAGCCCGGACCAGAACTCGGAGACTGAGCTCCCACAAGACCCCATGGGGAGTACACCAGAGAGATGGGTCAGGGATCTGTCACAGGAGCGTGATCCGCCCATTGTGATACCACCTGAAAGTGAATGGAGGGATATAATTGGATTCTGATTTTGTTCTATATGTAAGGTTAGAATTTacttgtgttgttgttgttgttcacTCAAAGAGAGGACTGTTGAGTAGTTAATTATATTCGAGAGATGTAAGACTGATTAATGTTTCTGTCAACTTTGGTGGAAAGGTGTTATGTTGGCACATTGacaagtgttattttttgttaaaaaataaatatctttgtCTATGCTGTCAGTGCGTTGTTTCAATCACTACACTTCCGTTCCGCGCTGTGCACTGCATTTCCAGGCCAAAGTTGTGATTAGTGTGTTATATTCCCAGCTAGCCAGCAGCTAGCTTGTGTAGTGAATGTAATGTTTATGTAAGAGGTGAAACGTCGTCACGCAGATACAGTGCACAACCTAGTGCCCAGGAATTTCTAGCATTCGCAGAGGTTCGTACCAATTAACACAGAAAACTATCACTTTATAGGCACAGTTTTTCGATTTGGCTAATAAAATAGCAGAAATTTACGGAGGAGGTGCTATCGCgacggccatttttttttactataaaataacTACATATAAAGACAGGTAATTTTCTGGTTAATACAATGTTGTACCTAAAGACCAAATTTTTCTCTCTTATTATTTGGAATAACAATTGGACAAGAATATTACACAGAAACTATACCACCAATCAGAAACCAGTAAAAAGAGATATTTTCTGGGCTTATAATTGCAGCTTATTGTTGTCAAAACAGTAtatattcataagcgaaaaatATATCAATGTAGAATACAATAAAGATCACATTACCTCTCTGCAGAGTACACATAGCTTTATTTTATCAATAGCATTTAGGATACAGATGATTTAAATGTTTCATGACaatttaaagatattttacGGAAAATGATTTGTAATATTTGAGAGATGTATTATAATAACAATGAGGatgataaaacaaaacaacaaagtAAAGTAACAGTTAAGCTCAGTGCAAGTAAAAACTTATTAGTAGCAATCACTAACCTGCTTATGATTTACGAATCAGCAGTAAAAATGACGAATAATTGTGGCTAAGATGCTTCATCTCCATATCTACACCTAATTCAATTAGCaattgaataaattaaataaaagcaaaatgcACGAAGATATCACACATTCTAATAAATGAATGAAGTGAATGAACGTAGGTAACAAAATTATGCACTGACAGTTCAACGGCTTGACaggtttttttgtttacatagaCTGGATGgatgcttttatttttgccaaaTTATATTAGTGATCACTGGCCATTCATTCTCTGGCAAACAAGTTTGTCTGTTAGAAACAGAATATTAATACTCACTAGGGTTAGAAACAAGTGACAAAAAAACTAACTGAAATTGATAATGTTAGTTCCCGTTTCTgccacgacttctctttccgcacagactaactGGATCTCATTATCACTATGGTCTGAAGTATGCTTGTCCTTTTTCAACAAATGGCATTTTACAATAAGCGAGGAGCAAGAAGTGAAAAAAGAAGCCAAAGAGAACTGCAGACAGCGTTAGAGCCATGGTAATTTTATTCATCTCTTTTCTTTAGGGGTAATGAAACTGATGAATCAACAACTGATGATACTAGCGTAAGAAAATTACAgcatgattatctctgtctatattCCATTGACAAGCGAATCTTTCAAAActatattaaaacttaaaacaatcTAAAATAtaagtctgtcaaacaactttgtgcTTTGttaatagaaaaaggcgcgaaattcaaattttctatgggccTTTTATGAatttgcccctttttctactgaTTGAAACGGTTGGAAAGactataataatgaaaattttcCTATCTTGCAACTTTTAGAAAGGGACGGCGGGTCTTctgcaaagagtagtataaaggaccctccacactcatgcgcgaatcacggcgcgaagccgcgaacgcgagtgtggagtttaGTTCGCGATTCatcgaaatcgactccacactcgcgttctaCTCACGAAGGTACCTTAGAAGAAAATACCATGCTTAGTGCTCACGGCAACTAGCGATGCGAACGCTAGCTATGAAAAAGACcttcaaaattttgaaaatttgatTCCGCTAAAGAGATGTGGGACAAACTAGAGCGCATCTATGGAGGTACGTGCGCAGACAACACGTaacctattagttattctgtgacgtaACACGTGATACATAGAAACGAAATACCAAAAGGAAATTGGCTTTAATTAACTAGAAGTATGCATAATAAATTAGACAGATATAAGacattaggtttttaaacaagTATGTCAATATCATAGACAATATACATATAAGGCAGAAGGAGATTATATATCATTCTCCCCCTCTATGGTTTCTTCGTCCGGGTCCAGGATGTAGTCGTTAAGATGTTGAGGCATTTTCTTAGACCTCGTAGAACTACGAAAGATCCGTGAAGGCGGAGCGTCTTGTGGTGGAGTACTGAAGACCTCTTGGTCATTATTAAGAGTGTCTGCATCAGCATCAGCAGGATTTTCTCGTCCTTCCGGCGATGTGCGATTTTCAGATCCTCCATCAATAGCTGCGTCAGGTAGAGAGTCTTCATCATCCGATAAGGGAAGGGGCGCTAAGTGTCTGTTAGATACGGTAGACTCCTGGCCATTACGTCGTCGTACATACGAGTCGCTTGGATTACTGTGTAGTAACTCGACTTCTTCGACGTAGGGGTCGGTTTTCGATCGAACAAATTTCTTTAGTAAGACAGGCCCTGGAACGAGCCATGACGGAAGCGAATCGCCGACTGGTGTCCGTCGAGGGAAATTAAATAGCTTCTCGTGTGGAGTGGCATTTATCAAAGTGCAAAGGAGCGATCGTACGCAGTGGAGAGAAAGTTTCAAGACTTGTTCCCAGTTTTCGATAGGCAGGTTCTTCGATCTTAAGGACAGCTGTACTTATAGTTCGCCAGAGGGTGCCGTTAAGCTTTTCCACTTGACCATTACCCTGAGGATTGTAGGGAGTAGAGCGAGAAGTGGCAATGTTACATTTCTTGAAGAAGCTTTGTATTTCTTCCGACATGAAGCAGGAACCCCTGTCACTATGTATGTATAAGGGCTGGCCATATTCGAAGAAAAGTTCTTTGAGGCACTTGACCACTATTGCCGAAGATGTGTCAGGACATGCGTATGCGAAAGGATAACCTTGGTCTCCTGTGCACTCTCCCTTTTAAAGGTATAACTCGTGGATCCGTACACAGTGGATGGATAACACAATAACACAATAGaacttatatattattaaatatttacatgttAGTAAACATCTTTTATTTTGACAATCAatcttgacgcttttctgttcAGCTCTATATTACttctttttttcaaatataatatgGCTAGGTCTATTTTGAAGTTAGCAGGTGTTAGCACCAAAGAGGCTGCACCTTAAAACATAacaaccatatttatttatttattatttatttatttatttattattcaaattagttacacagcattacagtattactactaaggcactgcgaactacaaaacaaataaaaatacaaagatacaattatacaatacaatttaagtatttaagatttgggcgacgacataacagcgtggctccgttgcgtcgtctgacttggtgtagaattcggcaagttgccccggaaccgccgaaacaccacacctttcggccagaagtccgcgctagcgatggtgtcctgcagctgccgcggcacgcgcaccacaaatgAACTGAAGTGCACATAGTGACGCGACTGTAGCTGGTGCACCCTCAGCGTGTAGCCAGTCTTCCGGCGGATGTACTCCATAAGTATGTATGTcatataaggctgcgcatgcagtaaagggttaagtaggtaagtttaggtttaagataaagttaagttgcatatcaacagctaacacaaacgcaaaggagcctcgtctgccaacaaaccactgtgtggtttggcagaagaaaatatgtatttagttgtaagtaagatctttgaataaacgtttattattattattattattctctttatttgttctttttcttatgttaggttttttataatatgcatataaaagtaaacttaattttaatttaattaacttttcgCTTTTATCTAATTTAAAACCGGGCTCCAATGGCGTGGACACTGGTTTACAGTCTTCCATTCTAAATTTCTTAAGCGTGTCTTCAATAAACTTTTCTTCGTTGATTTTTATTTCGTTCTTCTTAAATGACACGTCTATGCCGATAAGCCTCTTTGGTCTTTCCCAAATCTTATAACTCGAATTTGgaatttagtaggtatttgactTAATTAAGTATCTTTGGACTTGAGTAGGCAATTAGTAGATCGTCGACATAGATGACTATTATGAGTTTCCCTCCTCTTTTCTCTAGTACGTATACACATGGGTCAGCCTCTGATGCTTTGAATCCAATGTGTTTTAATTCTGTGTCGAGTTTTTTGTACCACTGCCTCCCTGCCTGCTTGAGTCCATAAAGTGCTTTAATAAGGCAGCATACTTTCACTTTTGGAGCTTTCTTTATGTCTATCAGCATGTCCTTCGTCTTATTGAAGATAGTTAAATCATCTTTTGTACTTTCTTAAACCATAATTTCTGTCAGAAAATCTTCTAGGTATCTGGGTATTTCATAACGATTTGTTCTTCCAGTTCTCCATCGAGGTACGCCGTTGTTACGTCCATCTGGTTCAACTGTAACCCTTCTTCCATAGCGATGCTAATGACTGATCTGATCGAACTTAATTTTGCAACGGGAGCGTATGTTTCGTTGTAGTCGATTCCTGGTCGTTGTGTGAAGCCCCGTGCAACAAGTCTTGCTTTTTTAGTGACTCTGTCATCGGGTCCGATTTTATTTCTAAGTACCATTTTGTAATCTACAACTTTCATATCTTTGGTTTTCTTTCCAATCTTCCAAGTCCCGTTTTTGGCATGTGCTCCTattttagcttttattgcaTCATGCCAGTAttcgtcattttcatttttgtcAAAGAGGTTACTTATCTCCGTGAGCATGTGGCATTGTTCACTGTCACCTAGTATGAAGTCCTTCCACCATGAAGGTTTCCGCCTTTCTTTTTGGGGCCTCCCATTCTCAGGTATCTGAATCTCGTTCTCAGGTATTTGCCTCTAGTTCTCAGGTATCTGCCTTTCGTTTTCGGGCATCTCAGCAACCTCTGGAGCGTCATCGAAGTCATCTGCTTCTTCTGGCTCGTCCTCTTGAATGGAATCTGTTGCATTGTGCCTGTTTTATTGAGCGGATATCACTGGAATTTTGAGGGGGTCTTCATGCCTGTGCTCCGTGATTTCTACCTCTATCTCCCGTCTCTCGTGACTATTCTTGTGTTTCCTCTTACTTTATTTCTGTTTCCTCTTTCAGGTTTCTTTGTGTTGCGCTCCTCTTCGCGTACAAGGCCTTCGTAGTTTGTATCTTCGTCTTCAAAGTACATTTTCTCTATGACCTTGATATCCCTGCTTATCACCACGTCGTCATCTTCCGGTATGTAGATTCTGTAGCCTTTTGAGGTCAACGAGTATCCTACAAATGCACCCTCTTTGGTTTTTTGTGTCAGTTTACCTCGTCTGTTCTTTTTCAATACAAAGGTCTTCCTGCCAAAAACGTGAAGATGGTTTCCGGATGGTGTCTTGTTCATCCATTTCGTTTTATGGTGCCATTTAATGTTTTCCAAGGGCTACGGTTTATAAGGTAATTTGCCGTAGAGACCGCTTCTGCCCAGAGCTTTTGGGGAGCATTTGCTTCTATCAACAGGCATCTGGCTTTATTTAACAAGGAACGATTTTTCCTTTCGCTTATCCTATTCATCTGGGGTGTGTAAACTGTGGTCAATCTTCTTTGAATGCCATGCGAAGCGAGAAAGTTGTCGAACTCCTTGTTGCGGTATTCTGTCCCGTCGTCAGATTGCAGGTATCGAATCTTCTTGTTATGGAGCGTCTCAACTTCATTTTTGTAAGTTTGGAAACATTTCAATACGTCGCTTTTATTCTTGATGAAGTATACGTAGCAGTATCGGGTAAAGTCATCAATGAATGTGACGTAATATCTTGAGCCTGTCAGTGACTCACATTCGAAGGGTCCACAAACGTCACTGTGTATGATTTCTAGCGGTTGCGTCGTGTAGAGATCATCATGTCTTGTAAAAGGTAATCTTGACATCTTGCCTTTGATGCAGGTCTCGCAGGTATCTAATTTTTCTTTACGTAGGTTCAATCCGTACATAAGGTTGTCTGCGGCCATTTTGTTAAGATCCTTTTCATTTATGTGGCCAAGTTTTAAATGCCACTCCATGATGTCACAATGCCCTTTGGGTATGTAGTTTGCAGTTGCTTCTTTCTTGAATTTAAGGTAGTACAGTTCATCTCTTCTCTGTGCTGTCAGTAATATTTTGCCATTCTTCTGTGTGATAAGAGCTTTGTTTTTGTCGAAGATGACCTTAAATCCTTTGTCGGTAATCTTTCCAACAGACATTAGGTTTACTGATATATCAGGAACGAATAAGGTGTCATCTATGTTGTAACCATCACCTTTTTCTGTCTTGACTGTTACGCTTCCTTTTCCTTCAATGTTACTTGTGTGTTTCTTTGATGCCAACTTGAGCGTGGCATTTTCTGAGGTTATTTTGGAGAATTTAGATTTGTCGCCGCAAATGTGGGAAGAACAGTCGCTATCTAAACACCAAGTATCTTCTCTGGCGCTTGAATTTACGGTACTCAGACAGAGGTTGAAGTTGCTAGTCTGGTTTCTGTTCGTCTTGTCATTTGAAGTCTTCCTCTTGCTCCAACATGCCTCAGTAGTGTGACCTTTCTTTTTGCAGCTCTTGCAGTACGGTTTCGAGTCCTTTTTCTTGAAATGGTACGCTTCGGAGCTCTCTGGTTGTTCACTACCACTCCTGGCCTGATATTCTTCAAGAATCTTAACCTTCAGGTCGTCAGGATCGGGCAGGGTGTCTCTTGATTCAATCGCGATGCGAAAGTGTTCATATGTCATTGGCAGACTGTAGAGCAACATTATGCTTAGCAATTCCGACGGTATTTTTATGTCCATGTCGGCTAACTTGTCCTTGATGTCCATGAAATTATTCAAGCGATCACGGATATCTTCTTCTGTGGTCATCCGTTTTAGAACCAATTGTTTTAGCAAGGTTGCTTTCCTCGCGGGGCCGGTGCTTTGATAAATCGCTTTTAATTTGTCCCATACGGCTTTTGATGACGTGCAGGTCTTCACTTGTTTTAGTTCGGAAGGTGACAGCAAAAGAAAAATTTCAGCCCTTGCCTTCAAATCTTCCTTGGTGAAAATTGACTTCGTCGTCTCATCCGCTTCTGGTAACAATATTTTCTCGCCACTGACGATATCCCAATAATCGTTTTTTATCAGGACGGCTTGCGCTTGTAAGCACCATGTGTCATAATTTGACTTGTTCAACGTTTCAATATTTCTATAACTCGTCAATGCCATCCCGAATATTTCCAGGCGCGGATATTCAGAAACCACGCTCTGCTACAATTTGTGAGGGAATATGAGAGGGCAGCTggagtttaagaataaaacgACGGAGCACAGGCACAAATGTTTACGAAATCTTTTAGCTACGAATGacaacaaatgtcaaaatgtatttCAAGTTACATGTCAATCATCCGAGGATCCAAAGAGTCGATCGGCGGCGAGAGTCCCGTGGCCAGTACTCTCACAAGTGAAGTGGAATTTAAAATATCAATTGGCTCAGAAGACATTTGTCAAACACCAATAGAAACAGAGGGAGCAAtcttaaatgaacgtcaaatacCGGAACAAACCGTAATCCATCCCGAAGAACGAATGGATCAAGCCGAACTAGTTCAATACGACACTGAGAATGTACCTGAGG
The Cydia strobilella chromosome Z, ilCydStro3.1, whole genome shotgun sequence genome window above contains:
- the LOC134753722 gene encoding uncharacterized protein K02A2.6-like, with product MQSFISAIKTLAVHCNFSDLERQLRDRLVLGVRDVRLRRELLKTDNLTFAQAVSRSVQYEQTVSDLYPQAASTSTPPETKPTTSTSTSEPMDTNLVNVGSHKRESACRHCGANHNPRGCKFARANCNYCKKVGHTVAVCWNRNKKKINLVEVDELDDSKEDFAYMNEILQVHVKSSIEQASSKIFTIIKLYDKEVQFEVDSGAARTVISYETWRNMQFNVKLEEAKINLISWGQHPIKLKGLAKVKVGYKGLEHELTIIVAKDKGPNILGRDWFAPLGIQVEGICWTSQVPEELQLKYPKVFSDQLGCYTGPPAKLILKSEAQPKFLKCRPIPYALKEEVKTELKRLEAIGVLTPVRYSDWATPLRIVRKEDGTLRICGDYRSTVNISINCDVYPLPTSTEAFQLLSGGKIFSKLDLKQAYTQMLVDKESAEILTWNTPLGLMKVNRLPFGVSAAPGIFQQVMSSQFADMVGVAVLLDDIVVTGTDEAEHAARLARVLQRIQELGFTININKCQFSVPSVTFLGYVLDAKGIHPCPRKIKEIQERPSPSDLKQLRAFLGLVNFYERFYRAKADILEPLHQLLKKNMSWKWGEIEEDAFKKAKQLLTSDLTLVQFDKNKEVILTCDASEYGVGALISHVFDDGQEKPIAMASRTMQPHERNYSQLDKEALAIIYALKKFREYLVGVKFTIVTDHKPLIGLLNPRKPIPDQISPRLLRWSLILASYNYDILYKPGQVIQNADGLSRWCSPDPVQEEAPLPEVLLLEQTPEGWTVSVDDIASETKKDELLKKVVFFALHGWPSESNDRTLMPYIQRKDAISVSKDCLLFSNRVIIPEKLQDQVLKIIHAPHAGMVQSKAYARAYVYWPGMDADITEIVERCEPCQLTRNNPPATFREWPMPEKAWQRLHIDFAGPFMNKTFLILVDAYSKWPEIEVMSSMSSAQVIQSLRKIFAEQGLPDLLVSDNGTAFVSDEFETFLKRNSIQHVTSPPYHANSNGQAERTVQTIKNKIKRQSDIPWPERVAKLLYHLRTTPSTVTGKTPAELLNNRKFRTALSTLHPDSNHSKKFVQASGTALRQFSIDQKVYIRKYNNNMEKWMKGMVVKRSSETIYEVRGEDGVVYRRHVDQIRARKDNSPDQNSETELPQDPMGSTPERWVRDLSQERDPPIVIPPESEWRDIIGF